One window from the genome of Natronomonas pharaonis DSM 2160 encodes:
- a CDS encoding DUF7524 family protein, which translates to MTQTLAVDVNDDGLYTLSVPAEFEANGPFTVELHNHGEASHVYLNLDDRLSEVARIEATNHYLKENEQRRIDVATHDPSTWPDETLRGSLKVVVAHGQETRYVSVVLERAAETTTEVEVAPELSSPTVTEQSTEPTPLLRALPVVVAGSIAVLLAVGALFAAGGTQLLLGIGAVVAAAACGVAAYLLFE; encoded by the coding sequence GTGACACAGACACTCGCCGTCGATGTCAACGACGACGGGCTCTATACGCTTTCGGTGCCGGCGGAGTTCGAGGCCAATGGCCCGTTTACCGTCGAGTTGCACAACCACGGCGAAGCCAGTCACGTCTATCTCAACCTCGACGACCGGCTCTCGGAGGTCGCCCGCATCGAGGCGACGAACCACTACCTCAAGGAAAACGAACAACGGCGGATAGACGTTGCGACACACGACCCCTCGACGTGGCCGGACGAGACGCTTCGTGGCTCCCTGAAAGTCGTCGTCGCCCACGGTCAGGAGACGCGGTACGTGTCCGTGGTTCTCGAGCGGGCGGCGGAGACGACCACCGAAGTCGAGGTCGCCCCGGAGCTTTCGAGCCCGACAGTGACCGAGCAATCGACAGAGCCGACGCCGCTGCTCCGGGCGCTGCCGGTTGTCGTCGCCGGCAGCATCGCGGTGCTACTGGCGGTTGGAGCGCTGTTTGCCGCCGGTGGCACACAGCTGCTGCTCGGCATCGGTGCAGTCGTGGCGGCGGCCGCTTGCGGGGTCGCCGCCTACCTGCTCTTCGAGTAG
- a CDS encoding MaoC family dehydratase gives MCGPPVTTCGSKRRSSAPEERWGTPRVQSRPSTRASERPSRPAAPATDFSDMTDEHQSVFEHTDIGDTDTTHGRTVTEADVTNFAGVSGDFNHLHTDEERMADSMFGERIAHGMFVLSAATGLLWQTRTPEEREAVVAFYGIDNLRFRQPVYIGDTIHVETEVVDTEAKPDGPGNGTVTTAIEVVNQRDQTVISCEMTSLLR, from the coding sequence ATGTGCGGCCCGCCCGTGACGACCTGCGGGTCGAAGCGTCGGTCGTCCGCGCCGGAGGAACGATGGGGTACACCGAGAGTACAGTCACGACCGTCCACGAGGGCGAGCGAAAGACCGTCGCGACCGGCGGCACCAGCTACCGACTTTTCAGACATGACTGACGAACACCAAAGCGTCTTCGAGCACACCGACATCGGCGATACAGACACCACACACGGCCGAACGGTCACCGAGGCTGACGTGACGAACTTCGCCGGCGTGTCCGGCGATTTCAACCACCTCCATACGGACGAAGAGCGGATGGCCGATTCGATGTTCGGCGAGCGAATCGCCCACGGTATGTTCGTTCTGAGCGCCGCGACAGGGCTGCTGTGGCAGACCCGGACGCCAGAGGAACGGGAGGCCGTCGTCGCCTTCTACGGTATCGACAACCTCCGGTTCAGACAGCCGGTCTACATCGGTGACACGATACACGTCGAAACGGAGGTCGTCGACACTGAGGCGAAGCCGGACGGCCCCGGAAACGGTACCGTGACGACAGCGATTGAAGTCGTCAACCAGCGCGACCAGACAGTCATCTCGTGTGAGATGACGTCGCTGTTGCGATGA
- a CDS encoding OsmC family protein — translation MSDIETTTINEEKYHAFSRAGEFELSIDASGNDGPSPNEVLVADYASCFTFACRAGAKRRLEVDLGKVETEAEADLDDSDDIEAIRFHLFIEAALTDEQLESVIELGEEICHVHAVLDSAVHADVEATANAF, via the coding sequence ATGTCCGACATCGAGACCACGACAATCAACGAAGAAAAGTACCACGCGTTCAGCCGGGCGGGCGAGTTCGAACTCAGCATCGACGCGTCAGGCAACGACGGACCGTCACCGAACGAAGTGCTTGTCGCCGATTACGCGTCCTGTTTTACGTTTGCGTGCCGCGCTGGCGCAAAGCGACGGCTCGAGGTCGACCTCGGCAAGGTCGAAACCGAGGCCGAGGCGGACCTCGACGACAGCGACGACATCGAAGCCATCCGGTTCCACCTCTTTATCGAGGCTGCCCTCACAGACGAACAGCTCGAGTCGGTCATTGAACTCGGCGAGGAAATCTGTCACGTTCATGCGGTACTCGACTCCGCAGTACACGCCGACGTCGAGGCAACAGCGAACGCGTTCTGA
- the rbcL gene encoding type III ribulose-bisphosphate carboxylase — MEYADFLDESYEPSDDDLVCTFRLVPGEGISVADAAARVASESSNGTWAALSPESDVRQYSALACDIGPEDEHGTQVTVAYPSGLFEDGSLPQILSCIAGNIMGMKAVETIRLLDCEWPAVIARSFPGPQYGSDVRTELLDAGDRPPLATVPKPKVGLSTEEHVSVAESAWRGGVDLLKDDENLTDQTFNPFEQRVADSFAARDRLEEETGERKDYLVNITAETDEMVRRAEFVDDHGGSFVMVDIITCGWSGLQTVRRRTEDLDLAIHAHRAMHAAFDRLPQHGVSMRCLAQFARLAGVDHIHTGTAGLGKLENEDTAGINEWLRSDLHGHSDVLPVASGGLHPGIVDQLLDALGTNVMVQAGGGIHGHPDGTEAGARALRAAVDAYADGESLDSRAESVPALRTALDEWGTQNPR; from the coding sequence ATGGAGTACGCAGACTTCCTCGACGAGTCGTACGAACCGTCCGACGACGACCTCGTCTGTACGTTCCGGCTGGTGCCCGGCGAGGGCATCTCCGTCGCCGATGCCGCCGCCAGAGTCGCTTCCGAGAGTTCGAACGGGACGTGGGCGGCGTTGTCTCCCGAGTCCGATGTCCGGCAGTACTCGGCGCTGGCCTGCGATATTGGTCCCGAAGACGAACACGGTACGCAGGTAACCGTTGCATACCCATCGGGGCTCTTCGAAGACGGCAGCCTACCGCAGATTCTCTCCTGCATCGCCGGCAACATCATGGGGATGAAAGCCGTCGAAACCATCCGGCTGCTCGATTGTGAGTGGCCCGCCGTCATCGCCCGCTCGTTCCCCGGCCCGCAGTACGGCTCCGATGTCCGGACCGAGCTGCTCGATGCGGGCGACCGGCCGCCGCTGGCGACCGTTCCCAAGCCGAAGGTCGGTCTCTCGACGGAGGAGCATGTCTCAGTCGCCGAGTCGGCGTGGCGTGGCGGCGTCGACCTCCTGAAAGACGACGAGAACCTCACCGACCAGACGTTCAACCCCTTCGAACAGCGGGTCGCAGACTCCTTTGCCGCGCGTGACCGCCTCGAAGAAGAGACCGGCGAGCGGAAGGACTACCTCGTCAACATCACGGCAGAAACCGACGAGATGGTCCGTCGGGCGGAGTTTGTTGATGACCACGGCGGGTCGTTTGTGATGGTTGATATCATCACCTGCGGCTGGAGTGGGCTCCAGACGGTTCGCCGTCGGACCGAGGACCTCGACCTGGCGATTCACGCCCACCGGGCGATGCACGCCGCCTTCGACCGGCTCCCCCAGCACGGCGTCTCGATGCGCTGTCTCGCGCAGTTCGCCCGGCTGGCCGGCGTCGACCACATTCACACCGGTACTGCCGGCCTCGGCAAGCTGGAAAACGAGGATACCGCCGGCATCAACGAGTGGCTCCGCTCGGACCTCCACGGCCACAGCGACGTGCTCCCCGTCGCCTCGGGCGGGCTCCACCCCGGCATCGTCGACCAACTGCTGGATGCGCTCGGAACGAACGTGATGGTACAGGCCGGTGGCGGTATTCACGGCCATCCGGACGGCACCGAGGCCGGTGCGCGTGCGCTGCGAGCGGCCGTCGACGCCTACGCCGACGGCGAGAGCCTCGACTCGCGCGCCGAGTCGGTGCCGGCACTCCGGACGGCGCTCGACGAGTGGGGAACACAAAACCCGCGGTGA
- a CDS encoding PH domain-containing protein — MAESPFDESLTPAVRRVDTGLTPDDIPDIEELTGPPQTLEPEIQAVWSLQAAITAAILGGVAAVGFSMIEFGSPRIGGAVFTVGFLVGIVFAVLRYRIWTYQVREDSLYLHRGVLTQVTTVAPYVRIQHVDTRRSPTERVFGLSTTVVYTAGSRGADVSIPGLTPERAEDLQSRLKQLAIAAEGEDAV; from the coding sequence ATGGCCGAGAGCCCGTTCGACGAGTCGCTGACGCCGGCGGTTCGTCGCGTCGATACGGGTCTGACGCCGGACGACATTCCCGACATCGAAGAGCTTACTGGCCCTCCACAGACGCTCGAACCCGAGATACAGGCCGTCTGGTCGCTACAGGCTGCGATTACGGCAGCGATTCTGGGCGGTGTCGCCGCTGTGGGCTTTTCAATGATAGAGTTCGGCAGCCCACGAATCGGCGGGGCGGTCTTTACTGTCGGATTTCTCGTGGGTATCGTCTTCGCGGTGCTCCGATACCGTATCTGGACCTATCAGGTGCGGGAGGACTCTCTGTATCTGCACCGCGGCGTGCTCACGCAGGTAACGACCGTCGCGCCGTACGTGCGGATACAGCACGTCGACACCAGACGGAGTCCGACAGAGCGGGTGTTCGGGCTCTCGACGACAGTTGTCTACACTGCGGGTTCGCGTGGGGCTGACGTATCGATTCCCGGACTGACGCCAGAGCGGGCAGAAGACCTCCAATCCCGGCTGAAACAGCTCGCAATCGCCGCCGAGGGTGAAGACGCCGTCTGA
- a CDS encoding NRDE family protein, whose product MCTLVAAWHAFDNAPLCVAANRDEAANRPSTPPFVRDRDPTVVAPRDDRAGGTWLGYNAAGVLVAVTNRWRAGDGDRSRGLLVDEALGYRSAAAAVDHVRAELEARRYAPFHLLVADAENCLLVVHDSGDTGVVHQLSPGVHAVVNVGFDGDWFTPTERPELGRQQARNTERLRSALEPKPDESAADWTSRAGTLLGDHEYGACIHRGQFGTRSSSLVRLGEQRRFEFADGPPCDAEYRPVEDAV is encoded by the coding sequence GTGTGTACGCTGGTCGCTGCTTGGCACGCCTTCGACAACGCGCCGCTCTGTGTTGCCGCCAACCGTGACGAAGCCGCCAACCGCCCGTCGACGCCCCCGTTTGTCCGCGACCGGGACCCAACAGTGGTTGCGCCGCGCGATGACCGGGCTGGCGGCACGTGGCTCGGCTACAACGCAGCCGGCGTCCTCGTCGCGGTGACAAACCGGTGGCGGGCGGGCGACGGCGACCGCTCGCGTGGGCTGCTCGTCGACGAAGCGCTCGGATACCGGTCGGCGGCGGCGGCCGTCGACCACGTCCGGGCCGAGCTGGAGGCCCGTCGGTACGCGCCGTTCCATCTTCTCGTCGCCGACGCGGAGAACTGTCTCCTCGTCGTGCACGACAGCGGTGACACGGGGGTCGTCCACCAGCTCTCACCCGGGGTCCACGCGGTCGTTAACGTCGGGTTCGACGGGGATTGGTTCACCCCCACCGAGCGCCCCGAACTCGGCCGCCAGCAGGCACGGAATACCGAGCGGCTCCGGTCGGCGCTGGAGCCTAAACCGGACGAGTCAGCGGCCGACTGGACCAGCCGAGCAGGGACGCTGCTCGGCGACCACGAGTACGGGGCGTGTATCCACCGCGGGCAGTTCGGAACGCGGTCGTCGTCGCTCGTCCGGCTTGGTGAGCAGCGACGGTTCGAATTCGCCGATGGACCGCCGTGTGACGCCGAATACCGCCCTGTCGAGGACGCTGTTTGA
- a CDS encoding penicillin acylase family protein, with the protein MQQRRRPLLAVAFSVLLVASLYAASGPIGLVAPFTGDAWAGADEANPTDTGPSIERAVTGPTTVESPHGEATVRYDDQGVPHIEADSDAAMSYAAGYAQARDRLFQLDLQRRLMRGELAEAFGPEQVESDRFHRQMDFAAAAEASWEAIEDEETRTNVEAYADGVNAYADSNPLPMEFAVAGYEPDPWQPEDTLLVGKLVSWGLTGSFADLEQATVEDRLPDAASLYPDQLDHDTPVVRDDHNPMAGAGDGGDGAAASPDPEAADYEAIYDAIEPYEPDAGIGSNSWVVAGTHTDDGHPVVANDPHLELTVPPIWYEMHLQSPDTQVRGVAFPGMPVVVIGATDDVAWGFTNVGADVLDVYEYEWVDDETYRYRDTERTVESRTETINVAGAEDETVDVQRTVHGALIEREDRRVGVSWLGMTGTREAEAVYQLNQADDIDDVRAALRRFDLPTQNIVAADSEETLFRITGQYPVRTADGEVVAGDRIFNGSAGHGEWDGFEPYGVSDFAADGFADFERFPEVRGADYVATANQRTMNDPPFYIARSTRYADPYRGERIYERLDERAESGEPMDRAFHVDLQRDTYSERAATFLPQLLALDASQLAPREHTALSELASWDRRMEPDSEAALVFTLWLSAYREATWGPEFDAAGLDESYYPADTTLARLDSESEWFDNPSTRTTETREDIAADALSTALDRAEAEGYGTYGDYSQLELDHEFPLDFLDYDRRPMAGSPATVFNFRPDREPQAGMSWRMVVDGDGGVGTLPGGQSGNPLSTHYDDRLDPWATGGTEPMAYAPRGPVVIEFAEVDG; encoded by the coding sequence ATGCAACAGCGCCGTCGGCCGCTTCTTGCGGTCGCGTTCAGCGTCCTGCTCGTCGCGTCGCTGTACGCCGCGAGCGGACCCATCGGCCTTGTCGCGCCGTTCACCGGCGACGCTTGGGCCGGCGCGGACGAGGCGAACCCGACCGACACGGGCCCGTCTATCGAACGGGCCGTTACCGGTCCGACAACCGTCGAGAGCCCACACGGCGAGGCGACGGTCCGATACGACGACCAAGGAGTCCCGCACATCGAGGCTGACTCGGACGCGGCGATGAGCTACGCCGCCGGCTACGCACAGGCCCGCGACCGGCTCTTCCAGCTTGACCTCCAGCGGCGGCTGATGCGCGGTGAACTCGCCGAGGCGTTCGGCCCCGAACAGGTCGAATCCGACCGCTTCCACCGGCAGATGGACTTTGCGGCCGCTGCGGAGGCGTCGTGGGAAGCTATTGAGGACGAGGAGACACGAACGAACGTCGAGGCCTACGCCGACGGCGTCAACGCCTATGCCGACAGCAATCCGCTACCGATGGAGTTCGCCGTTGCGGGCTATGAGCCGGACCCGTGGCAACCAGAAGACACGCTGCTCGTTGGGAAACTCGTCTCGTGGGGGTTGACCGGGTCTTTCGCGGACCTCGAACAGGCGACAGTCGAAGACCGACTCCCCGATGCGGCGTCGCTGTATCCCGACCAACTCGACCACGACACACCCGTCGTCCGTGATGACCACAATCCGATGGCTGGAGCTGGCGATGGCGGCGACGGAGCGGCGGCCTCGCCCGACCCTGAAGCGGCCGATTACGAGGCGATATACGACGCCATCGAGCCGTACGAACCCGACGCTGGAATCGGGTCCAACAGCTGGGTCGTCGCCGGGACACACACCGACGACGGCCACCCGGTCGTCGCCAACGACCCACACCTAGAACTGACCGTGCCGCCGATCTGGTACGAAATGCATCTCCAGTCGCCGGACACGCAGGTCCGCGGCGTGGCCTTCCCCGGGATGCCCGTCGTCGTCATCGGCGCAACCGACGACGTTGCGTGGGGCTTTACCAACGTCGGCGCTGACGTGCTCGATGTCTACGAATACGAGTGGGTCGACGACGAAACCTACCGGTATCGGGACACAGAGCGAACCGTCGAGAGCCGCACCGAGACCATCAACGTCGCAGGGGCCGAAGACGAGACGGTCGACGTTCAGCGGACCGTCCACGGCGCACTCATCGAACGGGAGGACAGGCGCGTCGGCGTCTCGTGGCTCGGAATGACCGGCACCCGGGAGGCAGAGGCCGTCTACCAGCTCAATCAGGCGGACGATATCGACGACGTGCGGGCGGCGTTGCGCCGGTTCGACCTCCCGACACAGAATATCGTCGCCGCCGACAGCGAGGAAACGCTGTTCCGCATCACCGGTCAGTATCCGGTCCGGACCGCCGACGGCGAGGTCGTCGCCGGCGACCGCATCTTCAACGGCTCGGCCGGCCACGGAGAGTGGGACGGCTTCGAGCCCTACGGCGTCAGCGACTTCGCTGCCGATGGCTTCGCCGACTTCGAGCGGTTCCCCGAGGTCCGCGGTGCCGACTACGTTGCGACGGCAAACCAGCGGACCATGAACGACCCACCCTTCTACATCGCCCGGAGCACACGCTACGCCGACCCGTACCGTGGCGAACGCATTTACGAGCGGCTCGACGAGCGGGCCGAAAGCGGCGAGCCGATGGACCGGGCGTTCCACGTCGACCTCCAGCGAGACACCTACTCGGAGCGGGCCGCAACCTTCCTGCCGCAGCTTCTCGCGCTCGATGCGTCACAGCTGGCACCGAGAGAGCACACAGCGCTGTCGGAGCTGGCGTCGTGGGACCGGCGGATGGAGCCGGACTCCGAGGCGGCGCTTGTGTTCACGCTGTGGCTCTCGGCCTACCGCGAGGCGACGTGGGGGCCGGAGTTCGACGCGGCCGGTCTTGACGAGTCCTACTATCCGGCGGATACGACGCTTGCCAGACTCGACAGCGAAAGCGAGTGGTTCGACAACCCCTCGACCCGAACCACCGAGACCCGCGAGGATATCGCGGCCGATGCGCTGTCGACGGCGCTTGACCGGGCTGAAGCAGAGGGCTACGGCACCTACGGTGATTACAGCCAGCTCGAGCTCGACCACGAGTTCCCGCTTGACTTCCTCGATTACGACCGGCGACCGATGGCCGGCAGCCCGGCGACGGTCTTCAATTTCCGTCCGGACCGTGAGCCGCAAGCCGGCATGAGCTGGCGGATGGTCGTCGATGGCGACGGCGGCGTCGGGACGCTTCCGGGCGGGCAGTCGGGCAACCCGCTGTCGACGCACTACGATGACCGGCTGGACCCGTGGGCGACTGGCGGTACCGAACCGATGGCGTATGCGCCACGCGGGCCGGTCGTCATCGAGTTTGCGGAGGTGGACGGATGA
- a CDS encoding HAD-IIA family hydrolase: MEYAGAVLDLDGTIYRGSELLPGAAAAVRRLRELGIRPVFFSNNPTKSRSAYADRLSELGIDVGPESVLSAGTVTTRFLADEHGDGAIFLVGDDGLRRQFEAAGLHVVEEATAADVLVVSWTDKFDYGDLLAGYRALNSGATFYGTDPDRLIPAESGMAPGSGAIINAVGGVVGREPAKILGKPSPEARAAALSALDAPPERCLVIGDRLDTDIALGAAAGMTTVLVETGIDAEADIGESRRTPDYVIESLAELEQVLEGL, translated from the coding sequence ATGGAGTATGCGGGTGCGGTCCTCGACCTCGATGGCACAATCTACCGCGGCTCGGAACTACTTCCGGGCGCGGCGGCGGCAGTGCGCCGACTCAGGGAACTCGGTATCAGACCGGTCTTCTTTTCGAACAACCCGACAAAATCCCGTTCGGCCTACGCCGACCGGTTGAGTGAACTCGGCATCGACGTCGGCCCCGAGTCGGTGCTTTCCGCCGGCACAGTCACGACCCGGTTTCTCGCCGACGAACACGGCGACGGAGCCATCTTTCTCGTCGGCGACGACGGGCTCCGCCGGCAGTTCGAGGCGGCCGGCCTGCACGTCGTCGAAGAGGCCACGGCGGCCGACGTGCTGGTCGTCTCTTGGACCGACAAATTCGACTACGGCGACCTGCTTGCCGGGTACCGGGCGCTCAATTCGGGGGCGACGTTCTACGGAACCGACCCCGACCGACTGATTCCGGCCGAATCCGGGATGGCACCGGGGTCAGGCGCGATAATCAACGCCGTCGGCGGCGTCGTCGGACGGGAGCCGGCGAAGATTCTTGGGAAGCCATCCCCGGAAGCACGCGCGGCCGCGCTCTCGGCGCTTGACGCGCCGCCGGAGCGGTGTCTCGTCATCGGCGACCGGCTCGACACCGACATCGCGCTCGGTGCGGCGGCCGGGATGACGACGGTGCTCGTTGAGACCGGCATCGACGCGGAAGCAGACATCGGGGAAAGCCGCCGGACGCCCGATTACGTCATCGAATCGCTCGCGGAGCTGGAGCAGGTCCTCGAAGGCCTGTAG
- a CDS encoding helix-turn-helix transcriptional regulator: protein MSTATDADLSEIEREGLELIRETGGIHQSDFWKELDVDSRKGSRILDSLEEEGLVEREETVYDGHNTYLVTPVRDPKDLDFSLLMAGDMLSPFVGDEEIDAQSDAFSQWVMNLAYEEY from the coding sequence ATGAGTACCGCCACCGACGCGGACCTCTCCGAGATTGAACGTGAAGGCCTTGAGCTGATTCGGGAGACGGGGGGCATCCACCAGAGCGACTTCTGGAAGGAACTCGACGTCGACTCCAGAAAGGGAAGTCGCATCCTCGACTCGCTCGAAGAGGAAGGACTCGTCGAACGGGAGGAGACGGTCTACGACGGACACAACACGTATCTCGTGACACCGGTCCGGGACCCGAAAGACCTCGATTTCTCGCTTTTGATGGCCGGTGACATGCTGTCGCCGTTCGTCGGCGACGAAGAAATCGACGCCCAAAGCGACGCGTTCTCCCAGTGGGTCATGAACCTCGCGTACGAGGAATACTGA
- a CDS encoding methyl-accepting chemotaxis protein yields the protein MSDSTDGGEDPRPDGAGTLAERGNGIRWEQALNDMPLPIVVADFHGGDTELIIFNDLMEEMTGLTKAEAQEMDAWEIYRTDETHDTKQTMAERVRELGEPIRDHETELLDHDGNLHQVVISSTPIFDERGDVRATMTSFRDVTELRDKEEALQATQEQVAGTLDEAVSQLEAVAERVVDNAENIQQRASEQDDSLQDVAREMESLNASMEEVAASTDELAEAADEMRSAADEGRSAAEDAQEATDELLETGESLVDTVSALESEIGEISEVVDLIADIADQTNILALNANIEAARADAEGGGFKVVADEVRNLAEESQAHAADIREQIAVVEEKATETVAETETASERIEETGDRIQESLSALEGIAERIEESTSGIEEIADANTDQATRAEEVTATVDEVADRAQLVREAAGETVEAAETQRDVVGEVSAAVTQLRDRTDQK from the coding sequence ATGAGTGACAGCACGGACGGCGGCGAAGACCCGCGTCCGGACGGCGCTGGGACGCTCGCCGAACGGGGAAACGGCATCCGGTGGGAACAGGCGCTCAACGATATGCCGCTTCCCATCGTGGTTGCTGACTTCCACGGTGGCGACACCGAACTCATCATCTTCAACGACCTGATGGAGGAGATGACCGGGTTGACCAAAGCCGAGGCACAGGAGATGGATGCGTGGGAGATTTATCGGACGGACGAAACCCACGACACGAAGCAGACGATGGCCGAGCGCGTCCGCGAACTCGGCGAGCCGATACGCGACCACGAAACCGAACTGCTGGACCACGATGGGAATCTCCACCAGGTCGTCATCTCCAGTACGCCGATATTCGACGAGCGCGGCGACGTTCGGGCGACGATGACCAGCTTCCGTGATGTGACCGAACTCAGGGACAAAGAGGAAGCGCTGCAGGCGACACAGGAGCAAGTCGCTGGCACGCTCGACGAAGCAGTATCACAACTGGAGGCTGTCGCCGAGCGGGTCGTCGACAACGCCGAAAACATACAACAGCGGGCGAGCGAACAGGACGACTCGCTGCAGGATGTCGCTCGCGAGATGGAGTCGTTGAACGCCAGCATGGAGGAGGTCGCCGCCAGCACTGACGAACTGGCGGAAGCGGCAGACGAGATGCGAAGCGCCGCCGACGAGGGCCGAAGCGCCGCCGAAGACGCCCAAGAAGCAACCGACGAACTGCTCGAAACCGGCGAATCGCTCGTCGATACGGTTTCAGCGCTGGAATCGGAAATCGGCGAAATAAGCGAGGTCGTCGACCTCATTGCGGACATCGCCGACCAGACGAACATTCTGGCATTGAACGCCAATATCGAAGCGGCTCGGGCAGACGCCGAGGGGGGCGGATTCAAGGTCGTCGCCGACGAGGTCCGGAATCTCGCCGAGGAGAGCCAAGCACACGCCGCCGACATCCGCGAGCAGATAGCCGTGGTCGAAGAGAAGGCCACAGAAACTGTCGCGGAGACCGAAACGGCGAGCGAACGCATCGAGGAAACCGGCGACCGGATTCAGGAGTCGCTGTCGGCGCTTGAGGGTATCGCCGAGCGAATCGAAGAGTCCACAAGCGGCATCGAAGAAATCGCTGACGCCAATACCGACCAAGCGACCCGGGCTGAGGAGGTTACGGCCACTGTCGATGAGGTCGCTGACCGGGCACAGCTTGTCCGTGAGGCAGCCGGCGAGACGGTCGAAGCCGCCGAAACACAGCGCGACGTGGTCGGCGAAGTGTCGGCGGCTGTGACGCAGCTTCGGGACAGGACCGACCAGAAATAG
- a CDS encoding PH domain-containing protein: protein MKLHPFSVPLRAIESVISLAWVLIIAILGSPALGGTSAVGVIVAAWFVIALAYQLIYYQRFEYELTADTLDMASGVISRRRREIPIQRVQNVDISRNVLQRAFGVAQINLETAGGSSTEASLRYVSVEEAQRLQSEIGRLKRGQTQREAERSAEPEQELFSITSKELGLLGVVGIDLRLLSFVTVLLPVVSPSLREQFADPLVGLAVTAPLAAAAIVVVTAGISGILAVMNYYGFRLARQNDELLYERGLLQRFSGAIPLSKVQTLTVSENFIARRLRYASLAVETAGYAPGDRGSESAIPLAKRDRVFNLAQSVEDFTDVEFTRPPKRARERYAGRYSIIALIAVIVAFGADAYTDLTFAWYATLALFPLAAVAAHLKWLNLGYDVQSEYIVLREGFWTRTITVVPYYRVQTVLDSQTVFQRRRRLATLVVDTAGSSGLTNRQPRALDIDEERAAELREEVADKLQEMVAYRREERREERVESMTAELADADPNPGV, encoded by the coding sequence ATGAAGCTCCATCCGTTCTCCGTCCCGCTGCGGGCCATCGAATCGGTTATCAGCCTCGCGTGGGTCCTGATTATCGCTATCCTCGGGTCGCCGGCGCTCGGCGGTACCTCAGCGGTCGGCGTCATCGTGGCTGCGTGGTTTGTCATCGCGCTTGCCTACCAACTCATCTACTACCAGCGGTTCGAGTACGAACTTACCGCCGACACGCTGGATATGGCCTCCGGTGTCATCTCGCGACGCCGCCGGGAGATTCCGATACAGCGGGTACAGAACGTCGACATCAGCCGTAACGTGCTCCAGCGGGCCTTCGGCGTCGCACAGATAAACCTCGAAACAGCGGGCGGCTCCTCGACGGAGGCGTCGCTCCGGTATGTAAGCGTCGAGGAAGCACAGCGGCTACAGTCCGAAATCGGCCGTCTCAAACGGGGGCAGACCCAACGGGAGGCAGAACGGTCCGCGGAGCCGGAGCAGGAACTCTTCTCGATTACCTCCAAGGAACTCGGACTCTTGGGCGTCGTCGGTATCGACCTGCGGCTGCTTTCGTTTGTGACGGTGCTTTTGCCCGTCGTCTCGCCGTCGCTCCGCGAGCAGTTCGCCGACCCGCTCGTGGGATTGGCGGTGACCGCGCCGCTGGCGGCGGCCGCAATCGTCGTCGTCACCGCCGGTATCAGCGGCATCCTCGCGGTGATGAACTACTATGGGTTCCGCCTCGCCCGGCAGAACGACGAACTCCTCTACGAACGGGGACTCTTACAACGGTTTAGCGGCGCGATACCGCTCTCCAAGGTCCAGACGCTCACCGTCTCGGAGAATTTCATCGCTCGCCGGTTGCGGTATGCGTCGCTGGCCGTCGAGACTGCTGGCTACGCGCCGGGCGACCGAGGGTCGGAGTCGGCCATCCCGCTGGCCAAGCGAGACAGGGTGTTCAACCTCGCACAGTCCGTCGAGGACTTTACCGACGTCGAGTTTACGCGCCCACCCAAGCGGGCCAGAGAGCGGTACGCCGGCCGATACAGCATTATCGCCCTCATAGCCGTCATCGTCGCCTTCGGCGCGGACGCCTACACCGACCTGACCTTCGCGTGGTATGCGACGCTGGCGCTGTTCCCGCTTGCGGCCGTCGCCGCCCACCTGAAATGGCTGAACCTCGGCTACGATGTTCAATCGGAGTATATCGTTCTGCGGGAGGGATTCTGGACCCGGACAATCACCGTCGTCCCGTATTACCGCGTCCAAACGGTCCTTGACTCCCAAACGGTGTTTCAGCGTCGTCGCCGGCTGGCGACGCTCGTCGTTGATACGGCCGGGTCGAGCGGGTTGACGAACCGCCAGCCCAGAGCGCTCGACATCGATGAGGAACGGGCCGCGGAACTCCGCGAAGAGGTCGCCGATAAGCTTCAGGAGATGGTCGCCTACCGCCGTGAGGAACGTCGCGAGGAGCGCGTCGAGTCGATGACGGCGGAGCTGGCCGACGCCGACCCGAATCCCGGCGTGTAG